CTTGAGACGTCTTCCCTTCTTCGTAATCTTTGCAGAACTTTTTTCGCCTCTTCCACCCTTCCTTGGCTGACAAGCCAACTTGGAGTCTCAGGTACATAGAAGATAATTAGAATAGAGTATACAAGCGAGGGAATCAATTGTATTCCAAGCATGATTCTCCAATTGACATTTGGCATCATAGACATCCAAAACACCATGCAGTAAGATAAAAACATGCCACCTGAACCACTTAGCTGAGGAAATGTGTTCAATTTTCCTCTTATGTCTGAAGGAGCGGTCTCACAGATATATAATGGCACTATTATGACAGCCAAACCAATACTAAATCCCTGGATGAGCCTCGCGAAGAGCAACATGTACACATGATAAGACCAGAATATGACCAGTACTGCACTGACAAAAGACAATATCCCCGAGGTAAGTAGCATCATCCACCTCCCAAATTTGTCAGCTAACAATCCAGAAAGTGTTGTGATTATTGTCGCCCCAAAAAGTGCCATGGCCATAATACAACCCTCAATCATCGGCGTGCTGTTTAGGTTAAACTCCTCCTTTATGTAAAACATGGCACCTGATGAAATCATGCAATATTTCATAACCAGTTAGAAAAAAACACTTTGACCAACTACTTtgcgataaaaaaaaactttggaGTGTATGATACAGTTCTAAAGTGCATTGTGTACCAAATATATCAATAGGGTTTAGAATGTACATATGGGCCCCTTCCCTGTCGctttcctttaaaaaaattgtgataTATATTTGACGTCTATATTATACAAAAGTAACTAAAAAGTTCTAGAATATGTGCACAGTATGAGCTACAAAATGGTTCTTGCATATTAACTGGAATGTATGTCGCTGATGCGTGTTAAATATTAACTGCATGGTTTCTAATACCTACatatattttatatattttatactAAGGCCCGGCTCCGTAGAGGCATAGACTACATTGCAAATTGAGAGAAGCGCGGAAGCACAACCGCTCAATCCTCGCCCGCGGCCCAAATCCTCTACTGTTAACTTGCCACAATACATGCCGGATTTAGTTAACTGCAAAGATTAAATGCATGGActaaattttctttctttctttagtTTGACTAAGTGCATGGACAAGCTACTAGTACTACTGATCCAAAAAATTTGTAGGTGCTAGGAGTACCTTTTGCTAGATATCTGGTACCCACGCATGCAAAAGATCCAGAGCTTTTGTTAATTACTACTCGAATCTAGCGTTCATATGGCCATATACGTATACATTCAACTTGGTAATTAATGCATGGCAACGTAAAACTATCTCGATCTAATGTAAAATGTCATATACTACCTTCCTCCGAAAACAAGTAATTTGGATTTATACagtacaaatccaagtcacttattttcgaAGGGAGCGAGAAATTAACACGTAAAAGACGCACAAAACTATAGCTAACAAGTTAAACAGCTTGTGCTGGGTTTTTCTCCACATTGTAATTAGTATATACTATAGTACATCTCGGTACGACTGCAATCAAGTGAGAATAAAATATCTATAGACTTATAGCGAGGGATGATCTAAACAGAAACGTGCAAACAAAAGGAACATCGATCAAAGAAGAAATTGTCGGATCACCTGCAATGCTCGCATTGTCCCAGCCCTGTAGCATGTTGCCGATGGACGCGACAAACGCAAGGAGGACGGCGCCATCCATTGACGCGAGGTCACGAACCCTCTCGCGTGCTGCAAAGGATAAGAACATCTAAAAGCGTTAGTACTACTACTAACAACACGGCGTACGTAGTACATGTGACCACGCGTGAACAATCGAAAACCAACGGGAAATTAAAACCGATCTGGCTCTCCTTACCACGTTGAAAGAAGCCGCCTCCATACTTGTCTTCCGTTGCCGCCGAGTCTTCTACCAGAACGCCGCTGCTGGCGAGAGGGGTAGTCAAGTCCCCCATTGGTTCTTGGCCTCTGAGGGAGAGTCTAGGGGTAACAAATTGGAGGCGCAGCAAAGGGAAGGAAGACAATCGATCCGGAGGCGATCGGTTCTTCTGTTTATTAATTGGAGGTTGAGAATAGAGGAGTTTGTTGGGTTACTGGTACCAGTGCGTACATGCAGCCAGGAGTCCTACTCGGTCACGCGGAGGACCAGCCAGCCGCCCGGACGAGGATTAGTCGTACTCTTCTAGATACTGTCGCGGATCCCCCGATCCACCGGATCCGTTCCGCATGCGTATGTGGGCCGTTGGGCCGCCGAGCCTCCGcccagaaaaaacaaacagtcCATAGGATCTCTGGACGCAACACATCAGGAAAAAAGCCCGGGACCGCGGTGGCCACGAACTGATTTGATCCGAACCACGCCCACACATCTCCTATCTCTACCGCCAAAAAACGAGAAAGGAACGTACGTTCTCCAATTAATCGTCCTCGTACGTTGCACGAGAGAGCACAGAAATCCGGAACCCAGAGTAAAAACAGAGCAATGCATCCTCTCGCCGCGCGAACGCAGCTGCTACTGTTCCCGGCGCCCCACCCGACGATCCCCAACCACCGCGCCTGCCTCCTCGCAACGCCGGTGCCGCCGTCGACTCTGCTCCGGCTGCTCcggacgacggcgacgccaCCAGCAGGAGCGAGATCGCCGCCAAGAGCCGTctcccccaccaccaccaccgttGCCACGGACGACGGGTCCACGCAGTCAGGTCAAAGCTTTTAACTTGCAGatccttcgtcgtcgtcgtcgtgatAATGTTACTCGCATGGGCAGCTAGTGGGCACACGCTCCAACGCAGACAGTGCAAAAATCTTTCGAATTTCTTCTTCCGACTCAACTCAATTTGATGTGCGCTACGCAGATAGTGGCGCTAACACGAGCGGCAGCAAGTGGGCGGAGTTCGCGGCGCGGGTGTCGGGGGAGTGGGACGGCTACGGGGCCGACTTCACCGTGTCCGGCGACCCATTAGAGCTCCCGGCCAACGTCGTCCCGGAGGCCTTCCGCGAGTGGGGAGTCGAGGTGTTCGACTGGCAAACCCAGTGCCCGACGCTAGCCGACCCGGCTACCCCGTGCGCGCTGCACTACCGCCTCGTCCGCCTGCTCCCCACCGTCGGCTGCGAggccgacgccgccaccgtctACACCTCCCACCAGCGCcacgcctcctccgcctccgccttcgcCTACGggggttcttcttcttcctcctacGTGGCGGCCTGGCCCAAGGGCCCAGCCACCGTGCTGGAGATCGAGCACTGCGTGGTGCACCCGGAGATTGGGGATGATGAAGTGGTGAGGAGGGCCAGGATCGTGCAGACGGTGGCGCTGGCGAGTAAAGCGCCTGGCGCCGTGCTGCGCGGGGTCAAGGTGTTCTCCGAGCAGTGGTACGGCCCGTTCCGTAACGGGGATCAGCTCGGCGGCTGCGCGCTCCGGGAGGCCGCGTTCGCTGCCGGGGAGAGGCTCGCCAAGTCGGAGGTGGTCGGGTCGTGGGAGAGCTCCCAGGCCTCCGCCGCGAAGTTCTCCGGAACGGTACGTCAGAGCAGAACGGCTTTTGCTCTCGGTTCAGTTCTGAACTTCTGATGGATGTTCACTTCAGTTCTGTTCGTGGTTGACACTTGACAGTGTAGAGAGGTTAATTCTCTCCGTTTTTGTGATGCTGGCAGGGGAAGTTTGCTGGTTTGGAGCCGGACGAGCCGCGGAGAACGGCGAGGGACGAGGCCGGCCTCGGCGTGCTGACGCTGCTGCCGAAGCAGCTGTGGAGCTCGTTCAAGGTGGACGAGGAAGCCGGCGAGGTGGTGTGCGAGGTCGGGTGGGTGCTGGGCCAAGGCCGGGCGTTGACGTCCAGGTGTATCCTGTCCAAAGACGGAGACGTCAAGGCAAGTGTTCCGTTCCAACATGATCTTCACTGCTTACTGGTTATTGCCATCAACGCCCATCAGGTATTCAGATTCTTACTCACAGTGGTGGCATCGTCTTGTGTAGGAGATAGCTGCAGCTTGCGAGTCCCGGGTGTCGGAGGGCACCTGACCTGACCGCAGGACCACCAGGAGCTTCCTTTAGGTTTCGTCAGATctgtacatacatacatacgtCTAGAATAGCCATACTCGGTACATACTGTCAATCTGTCATACAGCAACAAGCAAGTGATCTACTGAGCAAACTGGTCTCACCAAAAGCATGAACTGGCCTGTTTCTTTATTTATGCATTTGATGATGCTCCGGTTTACACAGGGCAGCCATAGTTTCTGCCCCAAACAACGCTACCAATATAGCAGCAACAGGTTTCAGGGTACAAGGTTATGGGAACCAAACTTCACTGGATACAACTGACACAATGAACGAATGCATGAACGAACCAATACACCACTACTATACATAGCCCACGATATTGTCTCTCACAATTACTAGTACTAACCAGTCCAGCTTATTTTAGATAACACCGGCTAAAGGAATCGACTCGTTCTCTTCTTGTAAATGTCACAGTCCAATTCTGAGCGTGAAGAGATGATGAACGCGGGAAGAGAACGAAATCTGCACATCAATGTACTTTAGGTCCATCTAGTTGGGGTGCGTCTCTTAAGGTTACATTCGAATTGGTTTCCAGTTTTTGACACCCATCTCCAGTACTGTTGTTGCCTTGCATCATGGCTACAA
This is a stretch of genomic DNA from Brachypodium distachyon strain Bd21 chromosome 1, Brachypodium_distachyon_v3.0, whole genome shotgun sequence. It encodes these proteins:
- the LOC100833038 gene encoding uncharacterized protein LOC100833038, producing MHPLAARTQLLLFPAPHPTIPNHRACLLATPVPPSTLLRLLRTTATPPAGARSPPRAVSPTTTTVATDDGSTQSDSGANTSGSKWAEFAARVSGEWDGYGADFTVSGDPLELPANVVPEAFREWGVEVFDWQTQCPTLADPATPCALHYRLVRLLPTVGCEADAATVYTSHQRHASSASAFAYGGSSSSSYVAAWPKGPATVLEIEHCVVHPEIGDDEVVRRARIVQTVALASKAPGAVLRGVKVFSEQWYGPFRNGDQLGGCALREAAFAAGERLAKSEVVGSWESSQASAAKFSGTGKFAGLEPDEPRRTARDEAGLGVLTLLPKQLWSSFKVDEEAGEVVCEVGWVLGQGRALTSRCILSKDGDVKEIAAACESRVSEGT